The following proteins are co-located in the Anas platyrhynchos isolate ZD024472 breed Pekin duck chromosome 1, IASCAAS_PekinDuck_T2T, whole genome shotgun sequence genome:
- the SLCO1A2 gene encoding solute carrier organic anion transporter family member 1A2 isoform X1, with amino-acid sequence MREDEKPHAEDKFCGISRLKVFLLALSLAFVGKTMSGAYMNSMYTQIEKQFNIPASLVGIINGSFEIGNLLLIAFVSYFGGRLHRPKIIALGCTVLSFGCLLISLPHFLIGRYHIESSISPLENSSVMPLCFVNQSSFSLPTEEPSTECVKESGSLLWIFVMVGNIVRGMGETPIMPLGISYLEDFAKTENSPFYQGCLHTATIIGPFVGFLLASFCAKLFVDVGSVDPGDVAITATDTRWVGAWWLGILICAALNLLAGVPFWFLPKSLVKEGEINEPEETCKKRIVLLQENEKKEAKETMYEIAKDFIPFLKALFRNPVYMLFICITVLQFSAFNGMISFMPKYLEQQFGKSASDAIFLIGVYNLPVICVGYFFGGLFMKKFKINIYQAAHIAFWVSFLEYLLYFAAYWTVCDTSPVAGLTVSYEGIEQVSYAESTVLAGCNRDCDCTLKSWDPVCGKNGITYVSPCLAGCKASRGTGKSVVFENCTCVAASEFSYQNASAILGQCDRGESCDKMLHYFLILQLVCSFIFSLAAMPGYMVLIRSLKPEEKSFGVGIHELASRVFAGIPSPIYFGALIDTTCLKWGTMTCGGEGACRMYDIVTYRWLYLGLPAILRGVSYFPCALILFILKKKLKSESKTLLNTPIELQNKGQ; translated from the exons ATGAGAGAAGATGAGAAACCACATGCAGAGGACAAATTCTGTGGTATTTCCAGGCTTAAg GTATTTCTGCTGGCACTATCACTTGCATTTGTTGGTAAAACAATGTCTGGTGCTTACATGAACAGCATGTACACACAGATAGAGAAACAATTTAATATTCCAGCTTCTTTAGTGGGGATCATTAATGGAAGCTTTGAAATTG GTAACTTGCTGCTGATAGCCTTTGTGAGTTACTTTGGAGGAAGGCTTCACAGACCCAAAATAATTGCTTTGGGCTGCACAGTGCTGTCATTTGGATGTCTTCTGATATCACTTCCTCATTTCCTAATTGGAAG GTATCATATTGAAAGCAGCATTTCACCACTGGAGAATTCTTCAGTCATGCCTCTGTGCTTTGTTAATCAAAGCTCATTCTCTTTACCTACAGAGGAACCATCAACAG AGTGTGTAAAGGAGTCTGGGTCCTTGCTGTGGATATTTGTGATGGTTGGAAACATAGTACGAGGGATGGGTGAAACTCCCATCATGCCTTTAGGCATTTCGTATTTGGAAGATTTTGCCAAAACAGAGAATTCACCTTTCTACCAGG GTTGTCTACATACAGCAACAATAATTGGCCCCTTTGTTGGTTTCTTGTTGGCATCATTCTGTGCAAAACTGTTTGTTGATGTGGGATCAGTAGATCCAG gGGATGTAGCTATAACAGCTACTGATACCCGCTGGGTTGGAGCATGGTGGCTGGGAATTTTGATTTGTGCAGCACTGAATCTTCTTGCAGGAGTACCTTTTTGGTTTTTGCCCAAGTCACTTGtgaaggaaggagaaatcaATGAACCTGAGGAGACGTGTAAAAAGAGGATAGTACTattgcaagaaaatgaaaaaaaggaagccaAAGAAACCATGTATGAAATTGCTAAAG ATTTCATCCCATTCCTCAAGGCTTTGTTTCGCAACCCTGTTTATatgttatttatatgtataaCTGTGCTACAGTTCAGCGCCTTCAATGGCATGATATCCTTCATGCCTAAATATTTGGAACAGCAATTTGGAAAATCTGCATCAGATGCCATCTTTTTAATCG GTGTTTACAACTTACCAGTTATATGTGTTGGGTATTTCTTTGGAGGCTTATTCATGAAGAAATTCAAGATAAATATCTATCAGGCTGCGCACATAGCATTTTGGGTATCTTTTCTGGAATACCTTCTCTACTTCGCTGCCTATTGGACTGTCTGTGACACTTCACCAGTTGCTGGCCTAACAGTTTCTTATGAAGG AATAGAACAAGTTTCATATGCAGAAAGTACTGTACTTGCTGGCTGCAACAGGGACTGTGATTGCACACTTAAAAGCTGGGACCCAGTTTGTGGAAAGAATGGAATCACTTATGTGTCACCTTGTCTTGCTGGGTGTAAAGCCTCAAGAGGAACTGGAAAAAGTGTG GTATTTGAAAATTGTACCTGTGTAGCAGCCTCAGAGTTTTCATATCAAAATGCCTCTGCAATTCTGGGCCAATGTGACAGAGGAGAAAGCTGTGACAAGATGCTTCATTACTTTTTAATACTGCAATTAGTCTgcagcttcattttttccttagcAGCCATGCCTGGGTACATGGTCTTAATAAG GTCTCTAAAACCTGAAGAAAAGTCATTTGGAGTGGGTATCCATGAACTAGCTTCGAGAGTATTTG CTGGAATTCCATCTCCCATTTATTTTGGAGCTTTGATAGATACCACATGCTTGAAGTGGGGTACTATGACTTGTGGTGGAGAAGGAGCATGTAGGATGTATGACATTGTCACATACAG GTGGCTCTACCTTGGCCTGCCAGCAATATTACGTGGAGTGTCCTATTTCCCATGTGCACtaattctctttattttaaagaagaaacttAAATCTGAAAGCAAAACCTTATTAAATACACCAATAGAATTGCAGAATAAAGGACAATAA
- the SLCO1A2 gene encoding solute carrier organic anion transporter family member 1A2 isoform X2: protein MREDEKPHAEDKFCGISRLKVFLLALSLAFVGKTMSGAYMNSMYTQIEKQFNIPASLVGIINGSFEIGNLLLIAFVSYFGGRLHRPKIIALGCTVLSFGCLLISLPHFLIGRYHIESSISPLENSSVMPLCFVNQSSFSLPTEEPSTECVKESGSLLWIFVMVGNIVRGMGETPIMPLGISYLEDFAKTENSPFYQGCLHTATIIGPFVGFLLASFCAKLFVDVGSVDPGVPFWFLPKSLVKEGEINEPEETCKKRIVLLQENEKKEAKETMYEIAKDFIPFLKALFRNPVYMLFICITVLQFSAFNGMISFMPKYLEQQFGKSASDAIFLIGVYNLPVICVGYFFGGLFMKKFKINIYQAAHIAFWVSFLEYLLYFAAYWTVCDTSPVAGLTVSYEGIEQVSYAESTVLAGCNRDCDCTLKSWDPVCGKNGITYVSPCLAGCKASRGTGKSVVFENCTCVAASEFSYQNASAILGQCDRGESCDKMLHYFLILQLVCSFIFSLAAMPGYMVLIRSLKPEEKSFGVGIHELASRVFAGIPSPIYFGALIDTTCLKWGTMTCGGEGACRMYDIVTYRWLYLGLPAILRGVSYFPCALILFILKKKLKSESKTLLNTPIELQNKGQ from the exons ATGAGAGAAGATGAGAAACCACATGCAGAGGACAAATTCTGTGGTATTTCCAGGCTTAAg GTATTTCTGCTGGCACTATCACTTGCATTTGTTGGTAAAACAATGTCTGGTGCTTACATGAACAGCATGTACACACAGATAGAGAAACAATTTAATATTCCAGCTTCTTTAGTGGGGATCATTAATGGAAGCTTTGAAATTG GTAACTTGCTGCTGATAGCCTTTGTGAGTTACTTTGGAGGAAGGCTTCACAGACCCAAAATAATTGCTTTGGGCTGCACAGTGCTGTCATTTGGATGTCTTCTGATATCACTTCCTCATTTCCTAATTGGAAG GTATCATATTGAAAGCAGCATTTCACCACTGGAGAATTCTTCAGTCATGCCTCTGTGCTTTGTTAATCAAAGCTCATTCTCTTTACCTACAGAGGAACCATCAACAG AGTGTGTAAAGGAGTCTGGGTCCTTGCTGTGGATATTTGTGATGGTTGGAAACATAGTACGAGGGATGGGTGAAACTCCCATCATGCCTTTAGGCATTTCGTATTTGGAAGATTTTGCCAAAACAGAGAATTCACCTTTCTACCAGG GTTGTCTACATACAGCAACAATAATTGGCCCCTTTGTTGGTTTCTTGTTGGCATCATTCTGTGCAAAACTGTTTGTTGATGTGGGATCAGTAGATCCAG GAGTACCTTTTTGGTTTTTGCCCAAGTCACTTGtgaaggaaggagaaatcaATGAACCTGAGGAGACGTGTAAAAAGAGGATAGTACTattgcaagaaaatgaaaaaaaggaagccaAAGAAACCATGTATGAAATTGCTAAAG ATTTCATCCCATTCCTCAAGGCTTTGTTTCGCAACCCTGTTTATatgttatttatatgtataaCTGTGCTACAGTTCAGCGCCTTCAATGGCATGATATCCTTCATGCCTAAATATTTGGAACAGCAATTTGGAAAATCTGCATCAGATGCCATCTTTTTAATCG GTGTTTACAACTTACCAGTTATATGTGTTGGGTATTTCTTTGGAGGCTTATTCATGAAGAAATTCAAGATAAATATCTATCAGGCTGCGCACATAGCATTTTGGGTATCTTTTCTGGAATACCTTCTCTACTTCGCTGCCTATTGGACTGTCTGTGACACTTCACCAGTTGCTGGCCTAACAGTTTCTTATGAAGG AATAGAACAAGTTTCATATGCAGAAAGTACTGTACTTGCTGGCTGCAACAGGGACTGTGATTGCACACTTAAAAGCTGGGACCCAGTTTGTGGAAAGAATGGAATCACTTATGTGTCACCTTGTCTTGCTGGGTGTAAAGCCTCAAGAGGAACTGGAAAAAGTGTG GTATTTGAAAATTGTACCTGTGTAGCAGCCTCAGAGTTTTCATATCAAAATGCCTCTGCAATTCTGGGCCAATGTGACAGAGGAGAAAGCTGTGACAAGATGCTTCATTACTTTTTAATACTGCAATTAGTCTgcagcttcattttttccttagcAGCCATGCCTGGGTACATGGTCTTAATAAG GTCTCTAAAACCTGAAGAAAAGTCATTTGGAGTGGGTATCCATGAACTAGCTTCGAGAGTATTTG CTGGAATTCCATCTCCCATTTATTTTGGAGCTTTGATAGATACCACATGCTTGAAGTGGGGTACTATGACTTGTGGTGGAGAAGGAGCATGTAGGATGTATGACATTGTCACATACAG GTGGCTCTACCTTGGCCTGCCAGCAATATTACGTGGAGTGTCCTATTTCCCATGTGCACtaattctctttattttaaagaagaaacttAAATCTGAAAGCAAAACCTTATTAAATACACCAATAGAATTGCAGAATAAAGGACAATAA
- the SLCO1A2 gene encoding solute carrier organic anion transporter family member 1A2 isoform X3: MPLCFVNQSSFSLPTEEPSTECVKESGSLLWIFVMVGNIVRGMGETPIMPLGISYLEDFAKTENSPFYQGCLHTATIIGPFVGFLLASFCAKLFVDVGSVDPGDVAITATDTRWVGAWWLGILICAALNLLAGVPFWFLPKSLVKEGEINEPEETCKKRIVLLQENEKKEAKETMYEIAKDFIPFLKALFRNPVYMLFICITVLQFSAFNGMISFMPKYLEQQFGKSASDAIFLIGVYNLPVICVGYFFGGLFMKKFKINIYQAAHIAFWVSFLEYLLYFAAYWTVCDTSPVAGLTVSYEGIEQVSYAESTVLAGCNRDCDCTLKSWDPVCGKNGITYVSPCLAGCKASRGTGKSVVFENCTCVAASEFSYQNASAILGQCDRGESCDKMLHYFLILQLVCSFIFSLAAMPGYMVLIRSLKPEEKSFGVGIHELASRVFAGIPSPIYFGALIDTTCLKWGTMTCGGEGACRMYDIVTYRWLYLGLPAILRGVSYFPCALILFILKKKLKSESKTLLNTPIELQNKGQ; the protein is encoded by the exons ATGCCTCTGTGCTTTGTTAATCAAAGCTCATTCTCTTTACCTACAGAGGAACCATCAACAG AGTGTGTAAAGGAGTCTGGGTCCTTGCTGTGGATATTTGTGATGGTTGGAAACATAGTACGAGGGATGGGTGAAACTCCCATCATGCCTTTAGGCATTTCGTATTTGGAAGATTTTGCCAAAACAGAGAATTCACCTTTCTACCAGG GTTGTCTACATACAGCAACAATAATTGGCCCCTTTGTTGGTTTCTTGTTGGCATCATTCTGTGCAAAACTGTTTGTTGATGTGGGATCAGTAGATCCAG gGGATGTAGCTATAACAGCTACTGATACCCGCTGGGTTGGAGCATGGTGGCTGGGAATTTTGATTTGTGCAGCACTGAATCTTCTTGCAGGAGTACCTTTTTGGTTTTTGCCCAAGTCACTTGtgaaggaaggagaaatcaATGAACCTGAGGAGACGTGTAAAAAGAGGATAGTACTattgcaagaaaatgaaaaaaaggaagccaAAGAAACCATGTATGAAATTGCTAAAG ATTTCATCCCATTCCTCAAGGCTTTGTTTCGCAACCCTGTTTATatgttatttatatgtataaCTGTGCTACAGTTCAGCGCCTTCAATGGCATGATATCCTTCATGCCTAAATATTTGGAACAGCAATTTGGAAAATCTGCATCAGATGCCATCTTTTTAATCG GTGTTTACAACTTACCAGTTATATGTGTTGGGTATTTCTTTGGAGGCTTATTCATGAAGAAATTCAAGATAAATATCTATCAGGCTGCGCACATAGCATTTTGGGTATCTTTTCTGGAATACCTTCTCTACTTCGCTGCCTATTGGACTGTCTGTGACACTTCACCAGTTGCTGGCCTAACAGTTTCTTATGAAGG AATAGAACAAGTTTCATATGCAGAAAGTACTGTACTTGCTGGCTGCAACAGGGACTGTGATTGCACACTTAAAAGCTGGGACCCAGTTTGTGGAAAGAATGGAATCACTTATGTGTCACCTTGTCTTGCTGGGTGTAAAGCCTCAAGAGGAACTGGAAAAAGTGTG GTATTTGAAAATTGTACCTGTGTAGCAGCCTCAGAGTTTTCATATCAAAATGCCTCTGCAATTCTGGGCCAATGTGACAGAGGAGAAAGCTGTGACAAGATGCTTCATTACTTTTTAATACTGCAATTAGTCTgcagcttcattttttccttagcAGCCATGCCTGGGTACATGGTCTTAATAAG GTCTCTAAAACCTGAAGAAAAGTCATTTGGAGTGGGTATCCATGAACTAGCTTCGAGAGTATTTG CTGGAATTCCATCTCCCATTTATTTTGGAGCTTTGATAGATACCACATGCTTGAAGTGGGGTACTATGACTTGTGGTGGAGAAGGAGCATGTAGGATGTATGACATTGTCACATACAG GTGGCTCTACCTTGGCCTGCCAGCAATATTACGTGGAGTGTCCTATTTCCCATGTGCACtaattctctttattttaaagaagaaacttAAATCTGAAAGCAAAACCTTATTAAATACACCAATAGAATTGCAGAATAAAGGACAATAA